The Cryptomeria japonica chromosome 9, Sugi_1.0, whole genome shotgun sequence DNA segment GAAAAGGCATCTTTGAACAATAAATCACTAAAAGCTCATATCTTCAAGTCTTGTGTTCTAGTTTGGAGTCCACTAAATTATGTGAGCCTCATCCATCATAACAATATTATCCACTTCTTCCCCTATCATCTAGAAATGAGAGCCTTTAAATAATCTCAAGATCAATCATAACTACTGCTATCAATCATAACTACCACTATGAATTCATATGACAACAAATGCTAATAATTTAGAGAAATAAATATTATAAACTATTTTTCCAATTACACCAAGGAATCTAAGTATACCTTCAAAGAGTGTTGGAgatacataatatatataattaCAAGTTAAATGACACCTTAATCTTAAAAGAGGCCTCATGTTTTGAACCTGTTGTAATGAATTGTAGTGAAATTCAAAGTTGTTTATTGACATTGCATTGGTACAAAATTGGATATCAATATTAAAGAACACATTCAATAAGTGTGCATCAAATATAGAAAGAACCATACCAAGTCAAACATAATATGCTAGCAGATCATGCTTTCTTTACATTTCATGTGTTTTTTATATAAGTACACTTTATGATATTTTTTTCATCTTCTTAGTTAACGTGGATGCACAAAGGCACCTTTAGTGGTGCATGTTAATACAAGTAACCATGAGTATTCATTTTATATTTATGTCCCCttatttttactctttttttttccctttctttCCTAGATATTTGAGACAATGAAAAATTATTGAGTGATTCAAGGGCACTTTTATCACGTTGACAAAAAATAAAGTTTCTTAATCCTAGGATTGACAACATAGTTTAAGTAATTAAAGTGTTCTTGAAATACTCCATAATTTTTCATCATCTCAAATACCTAGGAAAAAAAGGGAATGAGAAGTATAGTAAAAAGAAAGGGACATAAATATAAAAAGAATGTTCAATGTCACTTGTATTAACATGCACCGCTAAAGGCATCTTTGTGCATCTGCATATTAGCTAAAAAGATGAGAAAAATCATAAAATGCACTTAAAAGTAAAAACATCAATGTAAAGGAAGCATGATCCATTAGCATAATTATGTTTTCTTTAGTATAATTCTTTCTATTTTTGTTACACCTCTATCAAACTTGTGCTCTGATGTTGATATCCAATTTTATGCCAAAGTGGTGTCAATAAACAACTTTTTGATTTGCTAAGCTAGGATCAAAGTGTTGAGCTTCCTTAAGCCTTAGTCAAACCCATTTTGTTGTTTTTTCCCAAGAATTGAAAGTATGAAAGACATAAGAAATGTAAGATGCCTAGTCTATAATCTATTGATGTAAATGCATACAACTTCATGTGATTTGATATGCTCTTAATTCAGAGATTCCAAGGTACTATATGGGATGATCTCTAATAATGATGTTTTagtgtcatagaacttgtctttaTATATGGCATATTAGgcattaaatttaaatactttggTCCACAAATCAAAAAGCCAAAATTTAAATTTGGAAAGGAAGTGACTTAATTGAAATGTAAGTTTGGGTAAAGAGGAGTTGATTATAGGTGTGATTTTATCCAAATAAAATCGCACCTAGAAtttaaagaatgttgataggactAGGTAGTGATCTCGTGGAGAGAAGGTTCCTAAAATATTTCAACAATGTCCCTTATAATTTTTAAGAGCATTTTAGAAGTAGGTGGAACCATGGATTTTAAGCATGAAAATTTTGTTTAATTGTTTGATTCCCTTATAAATAGATCTGTTGATTTACAAATTATTTTTAAAGCAAACAAACCCTTTACATTTAAATCATTTTGTTTAATATATTCAGGCACCCATCTCATAGAATCTGCTGAAATTCCATGAGCCAACTGCATAAAAACCAGACATGTTCAACAAGAATCCATTTTTGAAGATTCAGAAAATCCAATCTGAATTAATCTAAAAAATGAAATCAATGGAACTTGGCAGACACTCAACATGAAAGCCTTCATTTCAGATTCTATAGTGGCATTGGTTAAGGAGAGACAAACACCGGCTGTAAAAGCTTACCCAAAAATCTCACAGCACTGTACAGATGCAACTTGAAAAAAAATCCAACActcttccatttttcttcttttcaaCAGCCATAGCATTTCTCAAATTGAATGCAAAATGAGAAAATGGAAATGGCTGAGGAGTTTAATTTCAGACACGGAGGAATTTGTCTTGGCAAATTGAAATTAGCACTTGGAGTCATGTATAAGGTCTGATATGTAGACATAAATTAATGGCTGCAATGCCCGATTTGAGGATGAAGAGGGCGATAGTATCTGGTTTCAACCGTGGTAGAAGTAGAATTAGAATGAATAACAGTACACACTCTCTCATCACTCACGGGAGCTTTTCATTTGGTACAGGAACTTTTCCTCAAAATAAACTTATTGACATGTATGTCAAGTGCGGTAGTTTAGTTAATGCTCGTAAAGTGTTTGACGAAATGACACAACGAGATGGCTTCTCATGGAATATTTTGATTTTAGCTTACAGAAGACATGGATATCCTCACGAGGCACTTATACTGTTCCACGACATGCAACAAACAAGTGTCCAGcctaatcaattcacctttgccaGCATTCTTCCAGCTTGTGCCAAAATCGGGGACTTGAAACAGGGTATGGttgtccatcaaagcataatggagaACGGTTTTATGTCAGATGTTTTAGCTGTGAGTGCTCTGATAGACATGTATTCAAAATGTGGAAGTATACGTAAGGCACGGGAACTGTTTGAcaagatgcctcaaagaaatgttgtctcatggaattccatgattgcaggatatgcacaatatGGAATTCTCGATGAGGCTTCAAGGCTTTTCAAAGAAATGCCTAGACAAGATGTGGTGTCATGGAATGCATTGATTACAGGATATGCTCAAAATGGAGTTTTTGACGAGGCTGCTAGGCTATTCAatgaaatgcctcaaagaaatgtggtctcatggaatgcgatgattgcaggatatgcacaaaatggatttgttgaaaaggcctttgagacttttaagcaaatgcaattggcgggTTTACATCCAAACTCCACAACATTTGCCAGTgtcctcccagcctgtgccaaaatacGAGCTTTGGATCAGGGTATGACCATCCATCGAAACATTACTGAAAGTGGTTtcttgtcagatgttgtagttgtgagtgccctggtagacatgtattcAAAATGTGGAAGTATATGGAGTGCACGTGAActttttgacaaaatgcctcaaagaaatgtcatCTCGTGGAATGCAATGATAgcgggatatgcacaaaatggtctGCTTGATGAGGCTTCGACACTTTTCGAagaaatgtctcaaagaaatgtggtttcatggaatgcgatgattgcaggatatgcacaaaatggtgtTCTTGACAAGAGTTTAAGGCTTTTTAAAGAAATGCCTCAACGGAATTTGGTGTCATGGAataccatgattgcaggatatgcacagcATGGTGCTCTTGGCGAGGCTTTAAGTTTTTTCATAGAAATGCCTACGAGAAATGTGGTCTCGTGGACTACAattattgcaggatatgcacataatgggtttgttgaaaaggctttggaGACTTTCAAAAAAATGCATgtagcaggtgtaaagccaaatacCACAACGTTGACCAGCatcctcccagcctgtgccaaaatgggagctttggaacatggtATGGACATCCATCGCAGAGTAATTGAATGTGGATTTTCTTCGGATATGATAATTTCCAGtgccctagtagacatgtatgcaaaatgtggaaggatACACAAGGCACgagaactgtttgacaaaatgcctcagagAAATGTTGtgtcatggactgcaatgattgcaggcTATGCCATGCATGGCTTTCGTGAGGATGCTCTTAAACTTTTTGAACTAATGAAGCCCTCTGGAACACAACCTGACCATGTAAGCTTAGTTTGTGTTTTATTTGCATGCAGCCATGTAGGTTTAGTAGATGAGGGTTGTAAATACTTCAATGACATGATTAAATCTTATTGTATTATGCCTACTATGGATCATTACATATGCATGGTTGATCTTCTTGGCCGTGCTGGCTATCTTGAG contains these protein-coding regions:
- the LOC131038155 gene encoding pentatricopeptide repeat-containing protein At1g09410, mitochondrial-like — its product is MAAMPDLRMKRAIVSGFNRGRSRIRMNNSTHSLITHGSFSFGTGTFPQNKLIDMYVKCGSLVNARKVFDEMTQRDGFSWNILILAYRRHGYPHEALILFHDMQQTSVQPNQFTFASILPACAKIGDLKQGMVVHQSIMENGFMSDVLAVSALIDMYSKCGSIRKARELFDKMPQRNVVSWNSMIAGYAQYGILDEASRLFKEMPRQDVVSWNALITGYAQNGVFDEAARLFNEMPQRNVVSWNAMIAGYAQNGFVEKAFETFKQMQLAGLHPNSTTFASVLPACAKIRALDQGMTIHRNITESGFLSDVVVVSALVDMYSKCGSIWSARELFDKMPQRNVISWNAMIAGYAQNGLLDEASTLFEEMSQRNVVSWNAMIAGYAQNGVLDKSLRLFKEMPQRNLVSWNTMIAGYAQHGALGEALSFFIEMPTRNVVSWTTIIAGYAHNGFVEKALETFKKMHVAGVKPNTTTLTSILPACAKMGALEHGMDIHRRVIECGFSSDMIISSALVDMYAKCGRIHKARELFDKMPQRNVVSWTAMIAGYAMHGFREDALKLFELMKPSGTQPDHVSLVCVLFACSHVGLVDEGCKYFNDMIKSYCIMPTMDHYICMVDLLGRAGYLEETLNFIIKMPIKPAVTVWMSFLGACRSHKNIGLGLFIANLLFELDPKNTAPFVLLSNIFAEMGRWDDVQKVRRLMKDRGIKKMPGCSWIEVNKMVHAFCVGDRSHSQTHEIYATLEKLSQEMKAAGYSPDSRHALNDVVEEEKELFLCHHSEKLAIAFGLLNTAPGTTIRVVKNLRVCIECHTATKFISKIVERKIVVRDSNRFHHFTQGECSCGDYW